A portion of the Homalodisca vitripennis isolate AUS2020 chromosome 2, UT_GWSS_2.1, whole genome shotgun sequence genome contains these proteins:
- the LOC124353750 gene encoding polycomb protein suz12-A-like isoform X3, producing MPPKKRDKDQDSSKTRVDLVQADHELFLQAFEKPTQIYRFLRSRNMLCPIFLNRTLTYMRGRMSRSNKSRKAFRIDSLLERVERAQSVGQHPMSGYMTLTFLGFYDKKGGSNEDAVKVETLLLKICHKKRKESSCPVQTKSLGTSFVAYNPPEDSLTKVPALSIPTECFSLTEGNQVKSYHLLLRVGPHNPIPNGDIDSEPPHKRRKSVKGDGEGEEGGWHQYGTDLIIYDKQNRCLLSDGDYELLLEALTPGAKISHALSAWEYIGPIKEDQADQLSSSFEQFSTGPTLKFRLRWSREPVTKLVDRPKLVNPAVEDTLDTNSNKENDRPAEKEDNKCENRLQIVYQFLYNNNSRQQTEACEDLHCPWCSLDCTTLYCLLKHLKLCHSRFTFTYVPIPGGARIDVAINEYYDGSYSGSPQDLISQPPGMAFSRNGPVRRTSVSNILVCYPKRPQPSLSEFLELDENEFDGQRPYITGHNRLYHHTTTCLPIYPKEMDVDSEDENDPKWLQAKTMMMIDDFTDVNEGEKELMKMWNLHVMRHGYVGDCQIPLACSMFLQAKGQELLKKNLYRNYVLHLCNLFDFGLVGSAIVYTTIKRLQDLVKEGGDESKVLQQSCHAQRQHWVTEGASRALEPRRLASPAQGPHTVNGLILFTRCCSSRVTLRGSTG from the exons atgccTCCAAAGAAACGTGATAAAGATCAAGATTCTTCTAAAACAAGAGTAGATCTTGTACAAGCTGACCATGAGTTATTTCTTCAAGCGTTTGAAA AACCGACCCAAATCTACAGATTTTTACGATCGAGGAATATGTTATGT CCCATATTTTTGAATCGTACATTGACGTACATGCGAGGACGTATGTCCCGGTCAAACAAGTCTCGGAAGGCATTCCGCATAGACTCTCTACTGGAACGTGTGGAGCGAGCGCAGAGTGTTGGCCAACATCCAATGTCGGGCTATATGACTCTCACCTTTCTGGGCTTCTACGATAAAAAGG GTGGCAGCAATGAAGATGCTGTAAAGGTGGAAACTCTTCTACTCAAAATTTGCCACAAGAAGAGGAAAGAGAGTTCGTGCCCTGTTCAAacg AAGTCACTGGGCACCAGCTTCGTAGCTTACAACCCACCTGAGGATAGTCTGACGAAGGTGCCGGCCTTGTCTATCCCCACAGAATGCTTCAGTCTTACTGAGGGGAACCAGGTCAAGTCCTACCATCTGCTTCTGCGAGTTGGACCCCACAACCCCATCCCCAACGGGGACATTGACTCCG AGCCGCCACACAAGAGAAGGAAGTCAGTGAAAGGTGATGGGGAGGGTGAAGAAGGAGGCTGGCACCAGTACGGCACTGACCTCATCATCTACGACAAGCAGAACCGTTGCTTGCTGTCCGATGGGGACTATGAGCTGCTGCTGGAGGCTCTCACTCCGGGAGCAAAGATCTCACATGCCCTCTCTGCCTGGGAGTACATCGGACCCATCAAGGAG GACCAAGCAGACCAGTTGTCTTCATCATTTGAACAGTTCAGTACAGGCCCTACGCTGAAGTTTCGACTGAGATGGTCGAGGGAACCGGTCACCAAACTTGTCGACCGACCCAAACTTGTGAATCCTGCAGTGGAAGATACGTTAGATACCAACAGCAACAAGGAAAATGATAGGCCAG CTGAGAAAGAAGACAACAAATGTGAGAACCGCCTTCAGATTGTGTACCAGTTCCTGTACAACAACAACAGCCGGCAGCAGACTGAAGCGTGCGAGGATCTTCACTGTCCGTGGTGTTCGCTGGACTGTACAACACTCTACTGTCTACTCAAACACCTCAAACTGTGTCACTCTAGGTTCACCTTCACTTATGTC CCTATCCCGGGAGGAGCGCGGATCGATGTGGCCATCAATGAATACTATGACGGTTCGTACTCTGGGAGCCCCCAGGATCTCATCTCACAACCACCCGGGATGGCATTCTCGAGAAACGGCCCGGTCCGTCGTACTAGTGTTTCCAACATCCTCGTCTGTTATCCCAAGCGGCCGCAACCCTCGCTGTCTGAGTTTTTGGAATTGGATGAGAACGAATTTGACGGCCAAAGACCTTACATCACTGGCCACAACAG GTTGTATCACCACACAACCACATGTCTGCCAATCTACCCCAAGGAGATGGACGTGGACAGTGAGGATGAGAATGACCCCAAGTGGCTCCAGGCCAAGACCATGATGATGATTGACGATTTCACAGATGTCAATGAGGGCGAGAAGGAGCTCATGAAAATGTGGAATCTGCATGTGATGCGGCACGG TTACGTAGGCGACTGCCAGATACCGCTGGCCTGTTCCATGTTCCTGCAGGCCAAGGGACAGGAGTTGCTCAAGAAGAACCTCTACCGCAACTACGTGTTGCACCTGTGTAACTTGTTTGACTTTGGACTGGTGGGATCGGCTATTGTCTACACCACCATCAAACGGCTACAGGATCTCGTCAAGGAGGGTGGTGACGAGAGTAAG GTGTTGCAGCAGTCGTGTCACGCTCAGAGGCAGCACTGGGTGACGGAGGGAGCAAGTCGTGCACTAGAGCCGCGCAGGCTAGCTAGTCCTGCACAGGGACCACACACTGTAAATGGTTTGATTCTGTTCACTAGGTGTTGCAGCAGTCGTGTCACGCTCAGAGGCAGCACTGGGTGA
- the LOC124353750 gene encoding polycomb protein suz12-A-like isoform X1, with protein sequence MPPKKRDKDQDSSKTRVDLVQADHELFLQAFEKPTQIYRFLRSRNMLCPIFLNRTLTYMRGRMSRSNKSRKAFRIDSLLERVERAQSVGQHPMSGYMTLTFLGFYDKKGGSNEDAVKVETLLLKICHKKRKESSCPVQTGTSREFSFVTAANPGALLLQKSLGTSFVAYNPPEDSLTKVPALSIPTECFSLTEGNQVKSYHLLLRVGPHNPIPNGDIDSEPPHKRRKSVKGDGEGEEGGWHQYGTDLIIYDKQNRCLLSDGDYELLLEALTPGAKISHALSAWEYIGPIKEDQADQLSSSFEQFSTGPTLKFRLRWSREPVTKLVDRPKLVNPAVEDTLDTNSNKENDRPAEKEDNKCENRLQIVYQFLYNNNSRQQTEACEDLHCPWCSLDCTTLYCLLKHLKLCHSRFTFTYVPIPGGARIDVAINEYYDGSYSGSPQDLISQPPGMAFSRNGPVRRTSVSNILVCYPKRPQPSLSEFLELDENEFDGQRPYITGHNRLYHHTTTCLPIYPKEMDVDSEDENDPKWLQAKTMMMIDDFTDVNEGEKELMKMWNLHVMRHGYVGDCQIPLACSMFLQAKGQELLKKNLYRNYVLHLCNLFDFGLVGSAIVYTTIKRLQDLVKEGGDESKVLQQSCHAQRQHWVTEGASRALEPRRLASPAQGPHTVNGLILFTRCCSSRVTLRGSTG encoded by the exons atgccTCCAAAGAAACGTGATAAAGATCAAGATTCTTCTAAAACAAGAGTAGATCTTGTACAAGCTGACCATGAGTTATTTCTTCAAGCGTTTGAAA AACCGACCCAAATCTACAGATTTTTACGATCGAGGAATATGTTATGT CCCATATTTTTGAATCGTACATTGACGTACATGCGAGGACGTATGTCCCGGTCAAACAAGTCTCGGAAGGCATTCCGCATAGACTCTCTACTGGAACGTGTGGAGCGAGCGCAGAGTGTTGGCCAACATCCAATGTCGGGCTATATGACTCTCACCTTTCTGGGCTTCTACGATAAAAAGG GTGGCAGCAATGAAGATGCTGTAAAGGTGGAAACTCTTCTACTCAAAATTTGCCACAAGAAGAGGAAAGAGAGTTCGTGCCCTGTTCAAacg GGTACTTCCCGTGAATTTTCATTTGTCACGGCTGCCAACCCGGGTGCACTGTTGTTACAGAAGTCACTGGGCACCAGCTTCGTAGCTTACAACCCACCTGAGGATAGTCTGACGAAGGTGCCGGCCTTGTCTATCCCCACAGAATGCTTCAGTCTTACTGAGGGGAACCAGGTCAAGTCCTACCATCTGCTTCTGCGAGTTGGACCCCACAACCCCATCCCCAACGGGGACATTGACTCCG AGCCGCCACACAAGAGAAGGAAGTCAGTGAAAGGTGATGGGGAGGGTGAAGAAGGAGGCTGGCACCAGTACGGCACTGACCTCATCATCTACGACAAGCAGAACCGTTGCTTGCTGTCCGATGGGGACTATGAGCTGCTGCTGGAGGCTCTCACTCCGGGAGCAAAGATCTCACATGCCCTCTCTGCCTGGGAGTACATCGGACCCATCAAGGAG GACCAAGCAGACCAGTTGTCTTCATCATTTGAACAGTTCAGTACAGGCCCTACGCTGAAGTTTCGACTGAGATGGTCGAGGGAACCGGTCACCAAACTTGTCGACCGACCCAAACTTGTGAATCCTGCAGTGGAAGATACGTTAGATACCAACAGCAACAAGGAAAATGATAGGCCAG CTGAGAAAGAAGACAACAAATGTGAGAACCGCCTTCAGATTGTGTACCAGTTCCTGTACAACAACAACAGCCGGCAGCAGACTGAAGCGTGCGAGGATCTTCACTGTCCGTGGTGTTCGCTGGACTGTACAACACTCTACTGTCTACTCAAACACCTCAAACTGTGTCACTCTAGGTTCACCTTCACTTATGTC CCTATCCCGGGAGGAGCGCGGATCGATGTGGCCATCAATGAATACTATGACGGTTCGTACTCTGGGAGCCCCCAGGATCTCATCTCACAACCACCCGGGATGGCATTCTCGAGAAACGGCCCGGTCCGTCGTACTAGTGTTTCCAACATCCTCGTCTGTTATCCCAAGCGGCCGCAACCCTCGCTGTCTGAGTTTTTGGAATTGGATGAGAACGAATTTGACGGCCAAAGACCTTACATCACTGGCCACAACAG GTTGTATCACCACACAACCACATGTCTGCCAATCTACCCCAAGGAGATGGACGTGGACAGTGAGGATGAGAATGACCCCAAGTGGCTCCAGGCCAAGACCATGATGATGATTGACGATTTCACAGATGTCAATGAGGGCGAGAAGGAGCTCATGAAAATGTGGAATCTGCATGTGATGCGGCACGG TTACGTAGGCGACTGCCAGATACCGCTGGCCTGTTCCATGTTCCTGCAGGCCAAGGGACAGGAGTTGCTCAAGAAGAACCTCTACCGCAACTACGTGTTGCACCTGTGTAACTTGTTTGACTTTGGACTGGTGGGATCGGCTATTGTCTACACCACCATCAAACGGCTACAGGATCTCGTCAAGGAGGGTGGTGACGAGAGTAAG GTGTTGCAGCAGTCGTGTCACGCTCAGAGGCAGCACTGGGTGACGGAGGGAGCAAGTCGTGCACTAGAGCCGCGCAGGCTAGCTAGTCCTGCACAGGGACCACACACTGTAAATGGTTTGATTCTGTTCACTAGGTGTTGCAGCAGTCGTGTCACGCTCAGAGGCAGCACTGGGTGA
- the LOC124353750 gene encoding polycomb protein suz12-A-like isoform X2 translates to MPPKKRDKDQDSSKTRVDLVQADHELFLQAFEKPTQIYRFLRSRNMLCPIFLNRTLTYMRGRMSRSNKSRKAFRIDSLLERVERAQSVGQHPMSGYMTLTFLGFYDKKGGSNEDAVKVETLLLKICHKKRKESSCPVQTGTSREFSFVTAANPGALLLQKSLGTSFVAYNPPEDSLTKVPALSIPTECFSLTEGNQVKSYHLLLRVGPHNPIPNGDIDSEPPHKRRKSVKGDGEGEEGGWHQYGTDLIIYDKQNRCLLSDGDYELLLEALTPGAKISHALSAWEYIGPIKEDQADQLSSSFEQFSTGPTLKFRLRWSREPVTKLVDRPKLVNPAVEDTLDTNSNKENDRPAEKEDNKCENRLQIVYQFLYNNNSRQQTEACEDLHCPWCSLDCTTLYCLLKHLKLCHSRFTFTYVPIPGGARIDVAINEYYDGSYSGSPQDLISQPPGMAFSRNGPVRRTSVSNILVCYPKRPQPSLSEFLELDENEFDGQRPYITGHNRLYHHTTTCLPIYPKEMDVDSEDENDPKWLQAKTMMMIDDFTDVNEGEKELMKMWNLHVMRHGYVGDCQIPLACSMFLQAKGQELLKKNLYRNYVLHLCNLFDFGLVGSAIVYTTIKRLQDLVKEGGDESKVLQQSCHAQRQHWVTEGASRALEPRRLASPAQGPHTVNGLILFTRCCSSRVTLRGSTK, encoded by the exons atgccTCCAAAGAAACGTGATAAAGATCAAGATTCTTCTAAAACAAGAGTAGATCTTGTACAAGCTGACCATGAGTTATTTCTTCAAGCGTTTGAAA AACCGACCCAAATCTACAGATTTTTACGATCGAGGAATATGTTATGT CCCATATTTTTGAATCGTACATTGACGTACATGCGAGGACGTATGTCCCGGTCAAACAAGTCTCGGAAGGCATTCCGCATAGACTCTCTACTGGAACGTGTGGAGCGAGCGCAGAGTGTTGGCCAACATCCAATGTCGGGCTATATGACTCTCACCTTTCTGGGCTTCTACGATAAAAAGG GTGGCAGCAATGAAGATGCTGTAAAGGTGGAAACTCTTCTACTCAAAATTTGCCACAAGAAGAGGAAAGAGAGTTCGTGCCCTGTTCAAacg GGTACTTCCCGTGAATTTTCATTTGTCACGGCTGCCAACCCGGGTGCACTGTTGTTACAGAAGTCACTGGGCACCAGCTTCGTAGCTTACAACCCACCTGAGGATAGTCTGACGAAGGTGCCGGCCTTGTCTATCCCCACAGAATGCTTCAGTCTTACTGAGGGGAACCAGGTCAAGTCCTACCATCTGCTTCTGCGAGTTGGACCCCACAACCCCATCCCCAACGGGGACATTGACTCCG AGCCGCCACACAAGAGAAGGAAGTCAGTGAAAGGTGATGGGGAGGGTGAAGAAGGAGGCTGGCACCAGTACGGCACTGACCTCATCATCTACGACAAGCAGAACCGTTGCTTGCTGTCCGATGGGGACTATGAGCTGCTGCTGGAGGCTCTCACTCCGGGAGCAAAGATCTCACATGCCCTCTCTGCCTGGGAGTACATCGGACCCATCAAGGAG GACCAAGCAGACCAGTTGTCTTCATCATTTGAACAGTTCAGTACAGGCCCTACGCTGAAGTTTCGACTGAGATGGTCGAGGGAACCGGTCACCAAACTTGTCGACCGACCCAAACTTGTGAATCCTGCAGTGGAAGATACGTTAGATACCAACAGCAACAAGGAAAATGATAGGCCAG CTGAGAAAGAAGACAACAAATGTGAGAACCGCCTTCAGATTGTGTACCAGTTCCTGTACAACAACAACAGCCGGCAGCAGACTGAAGCGTGCGAGGATCTTCACTGTCCGTGGTGTTCGCTGGACTGTACAACACTCTACTGTCTACTCAAACACCTCAAACTGTGTCACTCTAGGTTCACCTTCACTTATGTC CCTATCCCGGGAGGAGCGCGGATCGATGTGGCCATCAATGAATACTATGACGGTTCGTACTCTGGGAGCCCCCAGGATCTCATCTCACAACCACCCGGGATGGCATTCTCGAGAAACGGCCCGGTCCGTCGTACTAGTGTTTCCAACATCCTCGTCTGTTATCCCAAGCGGCCGCAACCCTCGCTGTCTGAGTTTTTGGAATTGGATGAGAACGAATTTGACGGCCAAAGACCTTACATCACTGGCCACAACAG GTTGTATCACCACACAACCACATGTCTGCCAATCTACCCCAAGGAGATGGACGTGGACAGTGAGGATGAGAATGACCCCAAGTGGCTCCAGGCCAAGACCATGATGATGATTGACGATTTCACAGATGTCAATGAGGGCGAGAAGGAGCTCATGAAAATGTGGAATCTGCATGTGATGCGGCACGG TTACGTAGGCGACTGCCAGATACCGCTGGCCTGTTCCATGTTCCTGCAGGCCAAGGGACAGGAGTTGCTCAAGAAGAACCTCTACCGCAACTACGTGTTGCACCTGTGTAACTTGTTTGACTTTGGACTGGTGGGATCGGCTATTGTCTACACCACCATCAAACGGCTACAGGATCTCGTCAAGGAGGGTGGTGACGAGAGTAAG GTGTTGCAGCAGTCGTGTCACGCTCAGAGGCAGCACTGGGTGACGGAGGGAGCAAGTCGTGCACTAGAGCCGCGCAGACTAGCTAGTCCTGCACAGGGACCACACACTGTAAATGGTTTGATTTTGTTCACTAGGTGTTGCAGCAGTCGTGTCACGCTCAGAGGCAGTACTAAGTGA